TTTATATCAAATAACATTAAATCCTGTTTCAATACTTTTTCACGCGGCGGCATAAATAAAGAATAAATTAATTTATTTCCATCTTTCGAAAATGTTATAAAATTTTCCATGCCTTTTTCAAAAATAAATTCTCTCTCTTCAAGAAACTTATCTTTTTCTATCGGAATTTCCCATACATTACTGTCTTCAGGGACCACTGATATTATCGAAGTATAGATTATCCTGCTGTTATCAGGCGACCACACCGGCCTTGAATAATTACCGGGTTTTACTTTTATTTTTTCTAAATTACCGCCTTCCGTACTTATTAACAAAAGTTCACCGCGGTTATTGCCAAAAACTATCCGCTTTCCATCCGGCGAGAAACTCGGCCATCGCTCGTCTTCTATTGTATTTGTAAGCTGCTTTAAATTTCTCCCGGTGGAATCAACTGTATAAAGTTCCCAATTGCCGCTCAGGGACGAAATAAAGGCAATTCTCTCCATGCCCATTGTAACTGGAGGGAGCATTAATAATAAAACTAGTATATTTATTACTTTCATTTCTTAACCTATCTCTTTTTCAACCTATTCTCAATATCCGCATACAATCCATCAAATACAACAAAACTCTTTCCCATTATTTCATCATTGCTTTTAGAAGAAACGATTATTCCATTAACAATTGCGTTTAATCCCGCTGATTCAGATGTAACTTTATCTCCTGAAATATTTGTTTCAATGTCCTGAATGATTTTTTTGAATATATTCAGTATAGAATTGTTTATTTTATATTTCTCCAAAATATGCGTAAAAGTTGATTTACCCTCCCTGCTTCTCAAATCAGAAACGGGAACGTCAAAAGATGTCCCATCCATTTTAAAGGTATCCCTGGGATAGAATTTTATCACCGCGCTTTTATCAACATAATTTTTAATCAGCCAGATCGACGCGCATTTGTCAAGCTCCATACCTTTCCAGGTGGAAAAAGTTTCGGCATAACCATTCCTTAATAAAATTAAAAGTAATATAATACCTATACTGACTTTATTTAACATTGCTTATTTTTTCCAAATGATATACTTTGCTGTCAGATTTTATTTTTTTATGGTTTACCCGGCTTAAAACACATTCTTCACAGCCTTTCATAAAGCCAGCTACAAAGCCGGATGCCGGATTGGAATATAAATTTTCCGTGCTGTCAAATTGTTCAATTCTGCCTTTATTCATAACAGCAATTTTCTCTGACATAAAAACCGCGTCTTCCTGGCTGTGAGTAACAAATATTGCCGTTATATTTAAACCCGATAAAATATTTTTGACCTCTGAACGGATATCATGCTTTAAATTACAGTCAAGGCTGTTAAAAGGTTCGTCTAAAAGGAGCAGTCGCGGTTCAACCGCAATTGCCCGTGCCAGGGCCGCTCTCTGTTTTTCACCGCCTGAAAGTTCCGACGGGTAACGGTTCCCCGCGGATGAAAGGGAAACCATTTCCAATGCCTCACTCACTTTGTTTTTTAACTCATTTTCAGGTATCTTTTTAATTTTTAAACCGAATTCCATATTTTCATAAACCGTCATATGCGGCCAGAGCGCCAGGTTCTGGAATACCATACCGATGTTTCTTTTCTCCGCGGGAATAAAACATTTATCCGCGATTGAATTTATCACCCCGTTAATTTCTATCTGCCCGGAATCCGGATGGTCCAGACCCGCGATAAGCCGAAGCAGAGTTGTCTTTCCGCATCCCGACGGGCCGAGAACACTTACCAATTCCCCTTCATTTATAGCAAGCGTTATTCCTTCCACTGCCTTAATATTCCCAAATGATTTTGATATATTTTTTAATTCTATAGTTTTCATATTATTTTTCTCTCATTAAACAAAATTAATGCCGGAAGCAATAAAACTAACATCACTATAACGGCCAGCGCGCATGTCAGGCTGCTTGAACCGTAATGCATCAAATTATACATCCGCATAGGCAAAGTTGCCATTCCCGCCGGCGTTACAAGAAGCGAAGCGCCGAGTTCGCCAAAACAAAATATAAAACTTAATATCCAGCTCACTTTAATTATTGGTTTTAAAAGCGGAATTAAAATATGAATTAAAGTTTGCCCAAAATCGGCGCCGGAAACAAACGCGGCTTCTTCAAAAGATTTATTTATTTGATTTAAACCTATCCAGATAATTTCAGAGCCAAACGGCAAAAACATTGTAATATAGGCTAAAATTACTATTGCAGGGCTTTTGTAAAAAAATGAAAATATTGGCCTATTCCAGAACTTGACCAAAGCGATACCGACAATTGTTACAGGTAACGCGAGAAGAAACAAATAAACATTCCAGTTTAAATTCCCTGTTTCCGATAAATTTTTCTTCTTATCTTCAACGTATTTTCTGAAATTCGCGATAAAAAATCCTATGAAAACTATAAAACACGCCCCT
The bacterium genome window above contains:
- a CDS encoding ABC transporter ATP-binding protein encodes the protein MKTIELKNISKSFGNIKAVEGITLAINEGELVSVLGPSGCGKTTLLRLIAGLDHPDSGQIEINGVINSIADKCFIPAEKRNIGMVFQNLALWPHMTVYENMEFGLKIKKIPENELKNKVSEALEMVSLSSAGNRYPSELSGGEKQRAALARAIAVEPRLLLLDEPFNSLDCNLKHDIRSEVKNILSGLNITAIFVTHSQEDAVFMSEKIAVMNKGRIEQFDSTENLYSNPASGFVAGFMKGCEECVLSRVNHKKIKSDSKVYHLEKISNVK
- a CDS encoding chromate resistance protein ChrB domain-containing protein, translating into MLNKVSIGIILLLILLRNGYAETFSTWKGMELDKCASIWLIKNYVDKSAVIKFYPRDTFKMDGTSFDVPVSDLRSREGKSTFTHILEKYKINNSILNIFKKIIQDIETNISGDKVTSESAGLNAIVNGIIVSSKSNDEIMGKSFVVFDGLYADIENRLKKR